In Janibacter alkaliphilus, the following proteins share a genomic window:
- a CDS encoding TetR/AcrR family transcriptional regulator: MAPRTPARDRLLDAAATRFYADGVTATGIDTITAEAGVAKMSLYNNFASKGDLVAAYLERRHEEWLGLYAARREGAAGPRERVLAVVDAYVDHAEGAYAHGFRGCGLLNAAAELPVGDPGRAVVRRHKEHVERLVADDLAELIDAAAAADLAEHIAFVLEGATVRAGLESDPARLQHARRLVEQLLDAA, encoded by the coding sequence ATGGCTCCCCGCACCCCGGCCCGTGACCGCCTGCTCGACGCCGCGGCGACCCGCTTCTACGCCGACGGCGTGACCGCGACCGGCATCGACACCATCACCGCCGAGGCCGGGGTGGCGAAGATGAGCCTCTACAACAACTTCGCCTCGAAGGGGGACCTCGTCGCCGCCTACCTGGAGCGGCGCCACGAGGAGTGGCTGGGGCTCTACGCCGCCCGCCGGGAGGGGGCCGCCGGCCCGCGCGAACGGGTGCTGGCCGTGGTCGACGCCTACGTCGACCACGCCGAGGGCGCCTACGCGCACGGGTTCCGCGGCTGCGGTCTGCTCAACGCGGCCGCCGAGCTGCCGGTGGGCGATCCCGGTCGGGCGGTGGTGCGTCGGCACAAGGAGCACGTCGAGCGGCTCGTCGCCGACGACCTCGCCGAGCTGATAGACGCCGCGGCCGCCGCCGACCTCGCCGAGCACATCGCCTTCGTCCTCGAGGGCGCCACGGTCCGGGCCGGGCTGGAGTCCGACCCGGCCCGGCTGCAGCACGCCCGGCGGCTGGTCGAGCAGCTGCTGGACGCCGCGTGA
- a CDS encoding DUF4870 domain-containing protein — MSTPADSPPPYPQTPAGPVPHRPPSGMQSWAVGLVVLACLPFLGSVLAGAGMAVSGVLQRSSGGLARANGTGAANWGITYLAATVLLVGGHFFALYMVDTRDLEMSGWFLIPLGLWALVSVLHVVTAIRGMLQAGRGEAFRAPGALPLLRD; from the coding sequence GTGAGCACCCCCGCCGACTCCCCGCCGCCGTACCCGCAGACCCCGGCCGGTCCCGTCCCGCACCGGCCGCCGAGCGGGATGCAGTCCTGGGCGGTCGGCCTCGTCGTGCTGGCCTGCCTGCCCTTCCTCGGCTCGGTGCTCGCCGGAGCGGGCATGGCGGTCTCCGGTGTGCTGCAGCGCAGCTCGGGCGGCCTGGCGCGGGCGAACGGCACCGGCGCCGCCAACTGGGGGATCACCTACCTCGCGGCGACCGTGCTGCTCGTCGGGGGTCACTTCTTCGCGCTCTACATGGTGGACACCCGCGACCTGGAGATGTCCGGCTGGTTCCTCATCCCGCTCGGGCTGTGGGCGCTGGTCTCGGTGCTGCACGTCGTCACCGCCATCCGGGGGATGCTGCAGGCCGGGCGCGGCGAGGCCTTCCGCGCGCCGGGAGCGCTGCCGCTGCTGCGGGACTGA
- a CDS encoding EamA family transporter, protein MKGGAGAVGAVLLCAVLFGTTGTTQALAPEGATSLSIASARLVVGGLALLAVLPLLGGHPREVLPLWRTPSGVAAGVFAALYQVCFFAAVAQTGVAVGTLVTIGLGPVLAGLLALLLLGERATGVWLAATGLCLAGLVLLVGGGEGGGQIDPLGVGLALVSAAAYAGYTVIAKRQLDGGHRPATVMASAFGLGGLVLVPVLLTQPTGWLAAPSGVALALYLGLVTITLGYLLFVRGLSRLPAGPVTTLMLAEPVVATLLGVSVLDERLSLLSAVGVGLLLLGLLLQGLGSRGTADAAAPDGALPEEATARIGA, encoded by the coding sequence GTGAAGGGCGGTGCGGGCGCCGTCGGCGCGGTGCTGCTCTGCGCGGTCCTCTTCGGCACCACCGGCACCACGCAGGCGCTCGCCCCCGAGGGCGCGACCTCGCTGAGCATCGCCTCGGCGCGGCTCGTCGTCGGCGGCCTCGCGCTGCTCGCCGTGCTGCCGCTGCTCGGCGGGCACCCGCGCGAGGTGCTGCCGCTGTGGCGCACCCCGAGCGGCGTCGCCGCCGGGGTCTTCGCGGCGCTCTACCAGGTGTGCTTCTTCGCCGCGGTCGCGCAGACCGGGGTGGCCGTCGGCACGCTCGTCACCATCGGCCTCGGTCCGGTGCTGGCCGGGCTGCTCGCCCTGCTCCTCCTCGGCGAGCGCGCGACCGGGGTGTGGCTGGCCGCGACCGGGCTGTGCCTGGCCGGGCTCGTGCTGCTCGTCGGGGGCGGCGAAGGGGGAGGGCAGATCGACCCGCTCGGCGTCGGCCTGGCCCTGGTCTCGGCGGCGGCCTACGCGGGCTACACGGTCATCGCCAAGCGGCAGCTCGACGGCGGGCACCGGCCGGCCACGGTGATGGCCTCCGCCTTCGGCCTCGGCGGCCTGGTCCTCGTGCCGGTGCTGCTCACCCAGCCCACCGGCTGGCTGGCCGCGCCGTCGGGGGTCGCGCTGGCGCTCTACCTCGGGCTGGTGACGATCACCCTCGGCTACCTGCTCTTCGTCCGCGGGCTCTCCCGGCTGCCGGCCGGGCCGGTGACCACGCTCATGCTCGCCGAGCCGGTCGTCGCCACCCTGCTCGGGGTGAGCGTGCTCGACGAACGCCTCAGCCTGCTCAGCGCCGTCGGCGTGGGTCTGCTGCTGCTCGGGCTGCTGCTGCAGGGACTCGGGTCGCGCGGGACGGCCGACGCCGCGGCGCCGGACGGCGCCCTTCCCGAGGAGGCGACTGCCAGGATCGGGGCATGA
- a CDS encoding MFS transporter yields the protein MSTTGTTTTSTARPPIPREIWVLVAAAFVIAIGYGLISPVLPQFARTFDVGVAAASVVVSAFAFFRLVFAPAGGALVSRLGERPVYLVGLVIVAVSTGVSAFAQSYWQLLLFRGLGGIGSTLFTVSAMALLVRVAPPQIRGRVSSMYGSAFLIGGMLGPVFGGALAEIGIRVPFVVYGVALLIAASLVGISLRGTPLRAAPDQSRGPAVTTREALGDSAYRAALASFFANGWGNFGVRVAVLPQLAVAVTDQTWVAGAALALAALGTALALQVSGRLADTLGRRPLVLAGLVVSALGLGVLGLAHDTVVLLVLSVVSGAGAGLLNPAQQAAIADVVGNERSGGSVLASAQMAQDAGAILGPVLIGVVADVWGFEVAFAVTGAVTLLAALPWLAARETAPAKAAAPS from the coding sequence GTGAGCACGACCGGCACCACGACGACCAGCACGGCGCGACCGCCGATCCCTCGCGAGATCTGGGTGCTCGTCGCGGCCGCCTTCGTCATCGCGATCGGCTACGGGCTCATCTCGCCGGTGCTGCCCCAGTTCGCCCGCACCTTCGACGTCGGGGTCGCCGCGGCCTCGGTGGTGGTCTCCGCCTTCGCCTTCTTCCGGCTGGTCTTCGCCCCGGCCGGCGGGGCGCTGGTCTCGCGGCTGGGGGAGCGGCCGGTCTACCTCGTCGGCCTGGTCATCGTCGCGGTCTCGACGGGTGTCTCCGCCTTCGCCCAGTCCTACTGGCAGCTGCTGCTCTTCCGCGGGCTGGGCGGCATCGGCTCGACGCTCTTCACCGTCTCGGCGATGGCGCTGCTCGTCCGGGTCGCCCCGCCGCAGATCCGGGGTCGGGTCTCCTCGATGTACGGCAGCGCCTTCCTCATCGGCGGCATGCTCGGCCCGGTCTTCGGCGGCGCGCTCGCCGAGATCGGGATCCGGGTCCCCTTCGTCGTCTACGGGGTGGCGCTGCTGATCGCCGCCTCCCTGGTCGGGATCTCGCTGCGCGGCACCCCGCTGCGGGCCGCGCCCGACCAGAGCCGCGGGCCGGCGGTGACCACCCGGGAGGCGTTGGGGGACAGCGCCTACCGGGCCGCGTTGGCCTCCTTCTTCGCCAACGGCTGGGGCAACTTCGGGGTCCGGGTGGCGGTGCTGCCGCAGCTGGCCGTCGCGGTCACCGACCAGACCTGGGTGGCCGGTGCGGCGCTCGCGCTGGCCGCGCTCGGGACCGCGCTCGCGCTGCAGGTCTCCGGCCGTCTGGCCGACACCCTCGGTCGGCGACCCTTGGTCCTCGCCGGGCTCGTGGTGAGCGCGCTCGGGCTCGGCGTGCTCGGGCTGGCCCACGACACCGTCGTGCTGCTCGTCCTCAGCGTCGTCTCCGGTGCGGGGGCCGGGCTGCTCAACCCGGCCCAGCAGGCGGCGATCGCCGACGTCGTCGGCAACGAGCGCTCCGGCGGGTCGGTGCTCGCCTCGGCGCAGATGGCCCAGGACGCGGGAGCGATCCTCGGGCCGGTGCTCATCGGGGTGGTCGCCGACGTCTGGGGCTTCGAGGTCGCCTTCGCGGTCACCGGGGCGGTGACCCTGCTCGCGGCGCTGCCCTGGCTGGCCGCACGTGAGACGGCCCCGGCCAAGGCCGCGGCCCCTTCGTAG
- a CDS encoding DapH/DapD/GlmU-related protein: MTDDARTAPDPTDELPTLEEFQAHVARGETIAGGSPMHRFMHGASQEALQVTARINSGYVTPEELRALLSELTGREVPESVAVFPPIYSEFGKGLVLGEDVFINIGCRFQDTGGITIGPGSLIGHGSTITTLNHGEQPSRRADMTPAAVTIGEKVWLGATVTVTPGVSIGDGAIVAAGAVVTKDVPPRAVVAGVPARVLRYLDED; encoded by the coding sequence ATGACCGACGACGCACGGACCGCCCCGGACCCCACCGACGAGCTGCCCACCCTTGAGGAGTTCCAGGCGCACGTCGCCCGCGGCGAGACCATCGCCGGCGGCTCGCCGATGCATCGCTTCATGCACGGCGCCAGCCAGGAGGCGCTGCAGGTGACCGCCCGGATCAACTCCGGCTACGTCACCCCGGAGGAGCTGCGGGCGCTGCTGAGCGAGCTGACCGGGCGGGAGGTGCCGGAGTCGGTGGCGGTCTTCCCGCCGATCTACAGCGAGTTCGGCAAGGGTCTCGTGCTCGGCGAGGACGTCTTCATCAACATCGGCTGCCGCTTCCAGGACACCGGTGGCATCACCATCGGCCCAGGATCGCTCATCGGGCACGGCTCGACGATCACCACCCTCAACCACGGTGAGCAGCCCTCCCGCCGGGCCGACATGACCCCGGCCGCGGTGACCATCGGCGAGAAGGTGTGGCTCGGTGCGACCGTCACCGTCACCCCCGGCGTGAGCATCGGCGACGGTGCCATCGTCGCCGCCGGTGCCGTCGTGACGAAGGACGTCCCGCCCCGGGCGGTCGTCGCCGGGGTGCCGGCGCGGGTGCTGCGCTACCTCGACGAGGACTGA
- a CDS encoding FAD-dependent oxidoreductase, protein MSSPFVETHPTARAQRALADARPAVYWTDRPQLRPDPRPPLTGGGHRADLVVVGAGYTGLWTAVQALEENPGRRVVVLDGGPVAIAASGRNGGFASPSLTHGLAQGLGLWPQDMPTIRRLEAENLAGWHASIDGAGIDAEVHTPGEVTFALREHEVDDLAEAVAEHREHGIEAELLDVDACRAVVDSPLPLAGMRDPSVGLVDPARLAWGLAAHAERLGAQIHEGTEVLGLERAGTGVEVRTRWGSIRADKVVLGTGAFRGLLRRSALFTLPVYDHVLMSEPLSATQLAQVGWSGREGLTDAGNQFHYYRRTLDDRVLFGGYDANYHFPGRIDPALEQAGDSHALLAEHFLTLFPQLEGVRFTHRWAGVIDTTSRFTPVFGRALGGRVAYAIGYTGLGVVSTRFGARVALDLVDGVESERTSLAMVRRPPVPFPPEPLRWAAVRATRGALARADRTGRRGPLLATMDRFGVGFDS, encoded by the coding sequence GTGAGCTCCCCCTTCGTCGAGACCCACCCGACCGCCCGGGCGCAGCGGGCGCTCGCCGACGCCCGCCCGGCGGTCTACTGGACCGACCGGCCGCAGCTGCGGCCGGACCCGCGGCCGCCGCTGACCGGCGGCGGTCACCGCGCCGACCTCGTCGTCGTCGGCGCCGGCTACACCGGGCTGTGGACCGCGGTGCAGGCGCTGGAGGAGAACCCCGGACGACGGGTCGTCGTGCTCGACGGTGGACCGGTGGCGATCGCCGCCTCCGGGCGCAACGGCGGCTTCGCCTCGCCCTCGCTGACCCACGGCCTCGCCCAGGGGCTCGGGCTGTGGCCGCAGGACATGCCGACGATCCGCCGGCTCGAGGCGGAGAACCTCGCCGGCTGGCACGCGAGCATCGACGGCGCCGGGATCGACGCCGAGGTGCACACCCCCGGCGAGGTGACCTTCGCGCTGCGCGAGCACGAGGTGGACGACCTGGCCGAGGCGGTCGCCGAGCACCGGGAGCACGGCATCGAGGCCGAGCTGCTCGACGTGGACGCCTGCCGGGCGGTGGTGGACTCCCCGCTGCCGCTGGCCGGGATGCGCGACCCGAGCGTCGGGCTCGTCGACCCGGCGCGGCTCGCCTGGGGGCTGGCCGCGCACGCCGAGCGGCTCGGCGCCCAGATCCACGAGGGCACCGAGGTGCTCGGCCTGGAGCGTGCCGGGACCGGGGTGGAGGTGCGCACCCGGTGGGGGAGCATCCGCGCCGACAAGGTCGTGCTCGGCACCGGCGCCTTCCGCGGGCTGCTGCGCCGGTCGGCCCTCTTCACCCTGCCGGTCTACGACCACGTGCTCATGTCCGAGCCGCTGTCGGCGACCCAGCTGGCGCAGGTCGGCTGGAGCGGGCGGGAGGGGCTGACCGACGCCGGCAACCAGTTCCACTACTACCGGCGGACCCTGGACGACCGCGTGCTCTTCGGCGGCTACGACGCCAACTACCACTTCCCCGGGCGGATCGATCCCGCGCTGGAGCAGGCCGGGGACTCGCACGCGCTGCTCGCCGAGCACTTCCTCACCCTCTTCCCGCAGCTGGAGGGGGTGCGCTTCACGCACCGCTGGGCCGGGGTCATCGACACCACCTCGCGCTTCACCCCGGTCTTCGGTCGGGCGCTCGGCGGCCGGGTCGCCTACGCCATCGGGTACACCGGGCTCGGGGTGGTCTCCACCCGCTTCGGGGCGCGGGTGGCCCTCGACCTCGTCGACGGGGTGGAGAGCGAACGGACCTCGCTGGCGATGGTGCGCCGGCCGCCGGTCCCCTTCCCGCCGGAACCGCTGCGCTGGGCGGCGGTACGGGCCACCCGGGGCGCGCTCGCCCGGGCCGACCGCACCGGGCGCCGCGGGCCGCTGCTGGCGACGATGGACCGCTTCGGGGTGGGCTTCGACTCCTGA